In a genomic window of Aeromonas veronii:
- the sapA gene encoding peptide ABC transporter substrate-binding protein SapA, whose protein sequence is MLTPLLLGLLVLVTGCQKQPEASKTGLIYCAEGSPLSFNPHVSNSGVTLDASARPLYDRLLEVNPNTLALEPSLATHWQISEDGLTYTLTLRKGVTFHHTPWFKPTRTFNADDVVFTYARQLDEQHPYHNVSGGDYPYFYSLGQDLLIKQVSKKGPQTVVFELNQPNASFLATLASDYAVILSAEYAEQMLQAGTPALLDSRPIGTGPFSFKEYRHNEFIRYLRHRGYWGGDAKIEQLVYDITPKSSKRLAKLLTGECDVMSTPSASQLSVIKQNPALSLSVQSGMNVAFLALNTRKPPFNNVKVRQAIASAINIDNLLQAVYFDTGLPANSLLPPLSWGYNPSLPERKPDLKRARQLLKEAGLEKGFEMQVLVQPDARPYNPDAVKTAQLIRSDLAKVGIKLKIVQREWPVIEGRLTKGQYDSLLSGWIADNADPDNFFRQLLSCAAVERGNNYSRWCSPAFDQLLDDAVTTPQLSFRLRNYYYAQTLLNEQLPLIPLAHALRTQVSRSDIEGLALMPFGGTSFNQAHRE, encoded by the coding sequence ATGCTCACACCCTTGCTGCTGGGTCTGCTGGTGCTGGTCACCGGCTGTCAGAAGCAACCCGAGGCCTCCAAAACCGGACTCATCTATTGTGCTGAGGGCTCCCCCCTCTCCTTCAATCCCCATGTTTCCAACTCAGGGGTGACGCTGGATGCCAGTGCCCGTCCGCTCTACGACCGCCTGCTGGAGGTGAACCCCAACACCCTGGCGCTGGAGCCGTCGCTCGCCACCCACTGGCAGATCAGCGAAGATGGCCTCACCTATACCCTGACCCTGCGCAAGGGGGTAACGTTTCACCATACCCCCTGGTTCAAGCCCACCCGCACCTTCAATGCCGATGACGTGGTCTTCACCTATGCCCGCCAGCTGGACGAGCAGCACCCCTATCACAATGTCTCCGGCGGCGATTACCCCTACTTCTACAGCCTGGGGCAAGACCTGCTGATCAAGCAGGTGAGCAAGAAGGGGCCGCAGACGGTGGTGTTCGAGCTGAACCAACCGAACGCCTCCTTCCTCGCCACCCTGGCCAGCGACTATGCGGTGATCCTCTCCGCCGAATACGCCGAACAGATGTTGCAGGCGGGCACGCCGGCCCTGCTGGATAGCCGTCCCATCGGCACCGGCCCGTTCAGCTTCAAGGAGTATCGCCACAACGAGTTCATCCGCTATCTGCGCCACCGCGGCTACTGGGGCGGCGATGCCAAGATTGAACAGCTGGTCTACGACATCACCCCCAAATCGTCCAAGCGGCTGGCCAAGCTGCTGACCGGCGAGTGCGACGTGATGAGCACCCCTTCCGCCAGCCAGCTCTCGGTGATCAAGCAAAATCCGGCGCTGAGCCTCTCGGTCCAGTCGGGGATGAACGTCGCCTTTTTGGCCCTCAATACCCGCAAGCCACCGTTCAACAACGTCAAAGTGCGTCAGGCCATTGCCAGCGCCATCAATATCGACAACCTGTTGCAGGCGGTCTATTTCGATACCGGTCTGCCCGCCAACAGCTTGCTGCCCCCCCTCTCTTGGGGGTACAACCCCAGCCTGCCCGAGCGCAAACCCGACCTGAAACGGGCGCGCCAGCTGCTCAAGGAGGCGGGACTGGAAAAAGGATTCGAGATGCAGGTGCTGGTACAACCGGACGCCCGCCCCTACAACCCGGATGCGGTCAAGACCGCCCAGCTGATCCGCAGTGATCTGGCCAAGGTCGGGATCAAGCTCAAGATCGTGCAACGGGAGTGGCCGGTGATCGAAGGTCGCCTCACCAAGGGGCAGTACGACAGCCTGCTCTCCGGCTGGATTGCCGACAACGCCGACCCGGACAACTTCTTCCGCCAGCTGCTGAGCTGCGCAGCAGTGGAGCGGGGCAACAACTACAGCCGCTGGTGTAGCCCGGCCTTCGATCAGCTGCTGGATGATGCGGTCACCACGCCCCAGCTCTCGTTCCGGCTGCGCAACTACTACTATGCCCAGACGCTGCTCAACGAACAGCTGCCGCTGATCCCGCTGGCACACGCCTTGCGTACCCAGGTCAGCCGCAGTGACATCGAGGGGCTGGCATTGATGCCCTTTGGCGGCACCTCCTTCAACCAGGCTCACAGGGAGTAA
- the pspF gene encoding phage shock protein operon transcriptional activator, translated as MTTATESLLGESNAFLEIIEQASRLAPLRKPVLIIGERGTGKELIAHRLHYLSARWDQSFVTINCATLSESLLETELFGHEAGSFTGAAKRHQGRFERADGGTLFLDELATTSARVQEKLLRVIEYGEFERVGGAKPLKVDVRLVCATNEDLPALADKGQFRHDLLDRLAFDVITLPPLRERREDILMLAEHFAHSMTRELGYPLFAGFSRKATQLLLDYHWPGNVRELKNVVERSIYRQGNPQLPLSTLVLNPFDSPWRPQVTQPAQEARGEVQSASPLILPLDLKQAVAEYEINLLKQAMLQSQYNQRKAAQLLALSYHQFRGMLRKYQLQDGDNDAEQE; from the coding sequence ATGACCACGGCCACGGAAAGCCTGCTGGGGGAATCCAACGCATTTCTCGAGATCATTGAGCAGGCCTCACGGCTCGCCCCGCTGCGCAAACCCGTGCTGATCATCGGTGAGCGGGGGACGGGCAAGGAGCTGATCGCCCACCGCCTACATTATCTCTCGGCGCGCTGGGATCAAAGCTTTGTCACCATCAACTGCGCCACCCTGAGCGAGAGCCTGCTGGAGACCGAGCTTTTCGGTCACGAAGCGGGATCGTTTACCGGCGCGGCCAAGCGCCACCAAGGCCGCTTCGAGCGGGCCGATGGCGGCACCTTGTTCCTTGACGAGCTGGCCACCACCAGCGCCCGGGTGCAGGAGAAGTTGCTGCGGGTCATCGAGTATGGCGAGTTCGAGCGGGTGGGCGGGGCCAAGCCCCTCAAGGTGGATGTGCGGCTGGTCTGCGCCACCAACGAAGATCTACCGGCACTAGCCGACAAGGGGCAGTTTCGCCACGATCTGCTCGACCGGCTCGCGTTTGATGTGATCACCCTCCCCCCCTTGCGGGAGCGGCGGGAAGATATCCTGATGCTGGCGGAGCACTTCGCCCACAGCATGACCCGGGAGCTGGGTTATCCGCTGTTTGCCGGTTTCTCGCGCAAGGCAACCCAGCTGCTGCTGGATTACCACTGGCCGGGCAACGTGCGGGAGCTGAAGAACGTGGTAGAGCGCAGCATCTATCGTCAGGGCAATCCCCAACTGCCGCTCTCGACCCTGGTGCTCAACCCGTTTGATTCCCCCTGGCGACCACAGGTCACGCAACCTGCGCAAGAGGCCCGAGGCGAGGTACAATCTGCATCCCCCCTCATCCTGCCGCTCGATCTCAAGCAGGCGGTGGCGGAATACGAGATTAATTTACTCAAGCAGGCGATGCTGCAATCCCAGTATAATCAGCGCAAAGCCGCTCAACTGCTGGCCTTAAGCTATCACCAGTTCCGAGGCATGCTACGCAAATATCAGCTGCAAGATGGCGATAACGATGCAGAACAAGAGTAA
- the pspA gene encoding phage shock protein PspA, whose amino-acid sequence MSIFSRLADIINSNLTALLDKAEDPQKMVRLIIQEMEDELVKERSNLARFLASQKEIGRQVARHQERVDEWQGKAELALTKGREDLARAALIEKKKQTELSETLYREQQAVDSGIEKLGEEIRQLEAKLEDARARQKAMAIRTEAASSRLNVQSQVARGESQAVVSKFERIERRIDEMEARADLGQSDKALAQQFAELEVDDQISRELEAMRQKLGQGDSKSEGKQGE is encoded by the coding sequence ATGAGTATTTTTTCCCGTCTGGCCGACATCATCAATTCCAACCTGACGGCCCTGCTCGACAAGGCAGAAGATCCCCAGAAGATGGTGCGCCTGATCATCCAGGAGATGGAAGACGAGCTGGTCAAGGAGCGCTCCAATCTGGCCCGCTTCCTCGCCAGCCAGAAAGAGATTGGCCGTCAGGTGGCCCGTCATCAGGAGCGGGTCGATGAGTGGCAAGGCAAGGCCGAGCTGGCCCTGACCAAGGGGCGTGAAGATCTGGCCCGCGCTGCCCTGATCGAGAAGAAGAAGCAGACCGAGTTGTCAGAGACCCTCTACCGCGAGCAGCAGGCGGTCGACAGCGGCATCGAGAAGCTGGGTGAAGAGATCCGCCAGCTCGAAGCCAAGCTGGAAGATGCCCGCGCCCGTCAAAAGGCGATGGCCATTCGCACCGAAGCGGCCAGCAGCCGTCTCAACGTGCAGAGCCAGGTAGCCCGTGGCGAGAGCCAGGCGGTGGTGAGCAAGTTCGAGCGCATCGAGCGCCGCATCGATGAAATGGAAGCGCGCGCCGATCTGGGTCAGTCTGACAAGGCGCTGGCGCAGCAGTTTGCCGAGCTGGAAGTAGACGATCAGATAAGCCGCGAGCTGGAAGCGATGCGCCAGAAGCTGGGCCAGGGCGACAGCAAAAGCGAAGGCAAACAGGGAGAGTAA
- the pspB gene encoding envelope stress response membrane protein PspB: MEDLLGVLMVPMVVFMVVVAPIWLVLHYRAKGRIGAGLADSEREQLQGLLGRAEKMQERVGALESILDAEVPGWRNKV; the protein is encoded by the coding sequence ATGGAAGATCTGCTGGGCGTATTGATGGTTCCCATGGTGGTCTTCATGGTGGTGGTGGCTCCCATTTGGCTGGTGCTGCACTATCGTGCCAAGGGGCGCATCGGCGCCGGTCTTGCCGATAGCGAGCGGGAACAGCTGCAAGGGCTACTCGGTCGTGCCGAGAAGATGCAGGAGCGAGTAGGGGCGCTGGAGTCGATTCTGGATGCGGAAGTACCCGGTTGGAGGAACAAGGTATGA
- the pspC gene encoding envelope stress response membrane protein PspC produces MSNVSREGRNLYRDPQRGKIAGICAGLAEYFGVETWIVRLLAISGLIFAGFITFTAYIAAWFLLDKKPVTLYSQEDADFAEVRMKARSWQAGVTPHQALGRIAQELDALEPRVQRIEKLVTSREFTLQREFRKL; encoded by the coding sequence ATGAGCAACGTCAGTCGTGAAGGTCGTAACCTCTATCGCGATCCCCAGCGCGGCAAGATAGCCGGGATCTGTGCCGGTTTGGCAGAGTACTTCGGGGTGGAGACCTGGATCGTGCGGCTGCTGGCCATCAGTGGTCTCATCTTCGCCGGTTTCATCACCTTCACCGCCTATATCGCCGCCTGGTTCTTGCTCGATAAAAAGCCGGTCACCCTCTATTCACAAGAGGATGCCGACTTTGCCGAGGTGCGGATGAAGGCACGCAGCTGGCAGGCAGGTGTCACCCCTCATCAGGCGCTGGGCCGTATCGCGCAGGAACTTGACGCGCTGGAGCCCAGAGTTCAGCGCATCGAGAAGCTGGTGACCTCCAGGGAGTTCACCCTGCAGCGGGAATTTCGCAAGCTGTAG
- a CDS encoding YcjX family protein, whose amino-acid sequence MILNKLEQKLTRLQHKANDVVNRVRDRHIRLAVTGLSRSGKTAFITALVNQLEHAAIDGRLPLWDALRQGRILGARRVPQLNAHIPTFAYERGLDSLFGDPPAWPEPTRGVAEVRLEIRYRTRHPLRKHLGEISTLYVDLVDYPGEWLLDLPLLEMSYEQWSEQVREQLRRPELQALAASWLTPGWQADQRFEERPVAELAERYTTYLHACKQELGLHLIQPGRFVLPGEYAGAPMLQFVPWVWEMPACEPADGTLYATLRQRFEQYKQHLVQGFYEQHFAGFDRQIVLVDCLQPLNAGAASFGDMQQAIARIMESFAYGKSNWWRRLFSPRIDKLLFVASKADHVTPEQHGPMVSLLQHLVRSGRGQARFEGITTECLALAAIKATEVGKGVANGREFPAIRGTSLSGESLLLFPGEVPPHIPPAQWWNSQGFDFQAFRPMPMSAHQALPHIRLDAALEFLLGDHLE is encoded by the coding sequence TTGATACTCAATAAACTGGAACAGAAGTTGACTCGCCTGCAACACAAGGCGAACGACGTGGTGAACCGGGTGCGGGATCGCCATATCCGGCTGGCGGTGACCGGCCTCTCTCGCAGCGGCAAAACCGCCTTTATCACCGCGCTGGTCAACCAGCTGGAACATGCGGCCATCGACGGCCGTTTGCCGTTGTGGGATGCCCTGCGTCAGGGGCGCATCCTCGGTGCCCGCCGGGTGCCGCAGCTCAATGCCCACATTCCCACCTTTGCCTACGAGCGTGGCCTCGACTCTCTGTTTGGCGATCCACCGGCCTGGCCCGAGCCCACCCGCGGCGTGGCCGAGGTGCGTCTCGAAATTCGCTATCGCACCCGTCACCCCCTGCGCAAGCATCTGGGGGAGATCTCCACCCTCTACGTGGATCTGGTGGACTATCCCGGGGAGTGGCTGCTCGACTTGCCGCTCCTTGAGATGAGCTACGAGCAGTGGAGTGAACAGGTGCGCGAGCAACTGCGTCGCCCCGAGTTGCAAGCACTCGCCGCCAGCTGGCTGACACCCGGGTGGCAGGCCGATCAGCGCTTCGAAGAACGGCCGGTGGCTGAACTTGCCGAGCGCTACACCACCTATCTGCACGCCTGCAAACAAGAGCTGGGATTGCACCTGATCCAGCCCGGCCGCTTCGTCTTGCCGGGAGAGTATGCCGGTGCCCCCATGCTGCAATTTGTCCCCTGGGTGTGGGAGATGCCCGCCTGTGAGCCTGCCGATGGTACCCTCTACGCCACCCTCAGGCAGCGCTTCGAGCAGTACAAGCAGCATCTGGTGCAGGGCTTTTATGAGCAACACTTTGCCGGCTTTGATCGCCAGATCGTGCTGGTGGACTGCCTTCAGCCTCTCAACGCCGGGGCGGCCAGCTTTGGCGACATGCAGCAGGCCATCGCCCGCATCATGGAGAGCTTTGCCTACGGCAAGAGCAACTGGTGGCGGCGGCTCTTCTCGCCCCGTATCGACAAGTTGCTGTTTGTGGCGAGCAAGGCTGATCACGTCACCCCCGAACAGCATGGGCCCATGGTCTCACTGCTTCAGCATCTGGTGCGCAGCGGCCGTGGTCAGGCCCGTTTTGAGGGGATCACCACCGAGTGTCTGGCGCTCGCCGCCATCAAGGCGACTGAGGTGGGCAAGGGGGTGGCCAATGGCCGCGAGTTCCCCGCCATCCGTGGTACCAGCCTGAGCGGTGAATCGCTGCTGCTGTTCCCGGGGGAGGTGCCGCCCCATATTCCGCCTGCGCAGTGGTGGAACAGTCAGGGCTTTGATTTTCAGGCGTTTCGCCCCATGCCCATGAGCGCCCATCAGGCGTTGCCCCATATCCGGCTCGATGCGGCGCTGGAGTTTCTGCTCGGGGATCACCTCGAATAA
- a CDS encoding YcjF family protein has translation MNDQIKERPPLQGKVLLEPTLTVASDERPPAPAQRLEEASFERLDELDEFTEVESALVIKPRRRHRLLAWGLGAVGLLSLGQYGAFLYEQFLTTPLWGSAWLAASALVAAGTASVVGREWLRLRTLKRRQDVRSRAEDLLAHQGVGQGQAFCEGLAAKSGDKGREGYQTWLAQLDESHSDREVLTLYSQLVLGERDKLAQARVAKWSGEAAVLVALSPLATVDMMLMLWRNLRMIEDIADVYAIELGYWSRISLIRQVFRNMLYAGATELVTEVGMDLLGAEFAAKLSARAAQGVGAGLLTARLGLRTIEACRPLPWCADEKPKLGELRKRLIGQLAGYLNKS, from the coding sequence ATGAACGATCAGATAAAAGAGCGGCCGCCGCTGCAGGGCAAGGTTCTGCTGGAGCCGACCTTGACGGTGGCCAGTGACGAACGCCCGCCTGCGCCGGCCCAGCGGCTGGAGGAGGCGAGTTTCGAGCGCCTCGACGAGCTGGACGAGTTCACCGAGGTGGAGAGTGCCCTCGTCATCAAACCGCGCCGCCGCCATCGGCTGCTGGCTTGGGGGCTGGGGGCAGTCGGTCTGCTCTCGTTGGGCCAATATGGCGCCTTCCTTTACGAGCAATTTCTCACCACCCCGCTCTGGGGCAGCGCCTGGCTGGCGGCCTCGGCGCTGGTGGCGGCGGGGACTGCCAGCGTGGTGGGGCGCGAGTGGCTGCGGCTGCGCACCCTCAAGCGGCGTCAGGATGTGCGCTCGCGGGCCGAGGATCTGCTGGCCCATCAGGGAGTCGGCCAAGGGCAGGCCTTTTGCGAAGGGTTGGCAGCCAAAAGTGGCGACAAGGGGCGCGAGGGGTATCAAACCTGGCTGGCCCAGCTCGACGAGAGCCACAGCGATCGGGAGGTGCTGACCCTCTACAGTCAGCTGGTACTCGGCGAGCGCGACAAGCTGGCGCAGGCGCGGGTGGCCAAATGGTCGGGGGAGGCCGCGGTGCTGGTGGCCCTGAGCCCGCTCGCCACTGTCGACATGATGCTGATGTTGTGGCGCAACCTGCGGATGATCGAGGATATCGCCGATGTCTACGCCATCGAGCTCGGCTACTGGAGCCGCATTAGTCTCATCCGTCAGGTGTTTCGCAACATGCTCTACGCCGGCGCCACCGAGCTGGTGACCGAGGTGGGGATGGATCTGCTGGGTGCCGAGTTTGCCGCCAAGCTCTCTGCCCGCGCCGCACAGGGGGTGGGAGCCGGGCTGCTCACCGCTCGCCTTGGCCTGCGCACCATAGAGGCGTGCCGCCCGCTGCCCTGGTGTGCGGACGAAAAGCCGAAACTCGGCGAGCTGCGCAAGCGGCTGATCGGCCAGCTGGCGGGGTATCTCAACAAATCCTGA
- a CDS encoding LysR family transcriptional regulator, with protein sequence MNFTFRQIRYFVAVADSFSVSRAAAELHISQSAVTSAIRELETELGAPLFERNPRGVTLTTQGHQFLLHARRILGAMTEASHSLKAVAQQDQGRLTIGVTTLVAGYYLSEALGRFRRAFPAVQIEVKEDEQPFLEHQIVNGEVDVGILMTNRTIRQEAFDTELLTRSPLRLWLAANHPLCAESTLSLTALGEEPMISLTADQLDQIIGGGLRRYGIAPRIVLRTASVEAVRSLVASQLGVALLPDFAYRPWSLEQERVEARTIKEPIPAIDIGLVWRRGSRLDWTAREFIDIARDQSRLRTRQTLPR encoded by the coding sequence ATGAACTTTACCTTCCGCCAGATCCGTTATTTTGTCGCTGTGGCCGACAGCTTTTCAGTGAGTCGCGCCGCCGCCGAGCTGCATATCTCCCAGTCGGCGGTCACCAGCGCCATTCGCGAGCTGGAGACCGAGCTGGGCGCCCCGCTGTTTGAGCGCAATCCGCGCGGCGTCACCCTCACCACTCAGGGGCACCAGTTTTTGCTCCACGCCCGGCGCATTCTCGGCGCCATGACCGAGGCGAGCCACTCCCTCAAAGCGGTGGCCCAGCAGGATCAGGGGCGGCTCACCATCGGTGTGACCACATTGGTGGCGGGTTACTACCTCTCAGAGGCGCTTGGCCGCTTTCGCCGCGCCTTTCCGGCGGTACAGATCGAGGTGAAGGAGGATGAACAGCCCTTCCTTGAGCACCAGATAGTCAACGGCGAGGTGGATGTGGGGATCCTGATGACCAACCGCACCATCCGGCAAGAGGCATTTGATACCGAGTTGCTGACCCGCTCGCCGCTGCGGCTCTGGCTGGCCGCCAACCACCCGCTCTGCGCCGAGTCGACCCTCTCCCTGACGGCGCTGGGGGAGGAGCCGATGATCTCGCTGACCGCCGATCAGCTCGATCAGATCATCGGTGGCGGCCTGCGCCGCTACGGCATCGCGCCGCGCATCGTGTTGCGTACCGCCTCGGTGGAAGCAGTGCGCAGCCTGGTCGCCAGCCAGCTCGGGGTTGCTCTGTTGCCCGATTTTGCCTATCGCCCCTGGTCGCTGGAGCAGGAGCGGGTCGAGGCGCGCACCATCAAGGAGCCCATTCCCGCCATCGATATCGGGCTGGTGTGGCGCCGTGGTTCACGGCTGGATTGGACGGCGCGGGAATTTATCGATATCGCGCGGGATCAGAGTCGGTTGCGGACCCGTCAGACGCTCCCTCGTTAG
- a CDS encoding ABC transporter substrate-binding protein, whose amino-acid sequence MKLTPLMLALVPALLAGQTQAAPTELGKGEGQLNIVAWAGYVERGETDKNYDWVTGFEKETGCKVSVKTAATSDEMVALMNEGGFDLVTASGDASLRLIAGGKVQALNLALIPSYSKIDPRLQNAPWHTVDGKHYGVPYQWGGNILMYNTKVFPKAPDSWNVVFEEQTLADGKSNKGRVQAFDGPIHIADAALYLMTHQPALGIKDPYELNEDQYKASLDLLRKQRQLVGRYWHDAFVQIDDFKNEGVVASGSWPFQANTLIADKQPIATTVPKEGVTGWADTSMVHSDAKNLTCAYKWLEHSLNNKLQGDLAAWFGSVPVVPAACEGNALLGPTGCKTNGIDNFDRVRFWRTPVSQCKSQGTCVPYYRWVSDYIAILGGR is encoded by the coding sequence ATGAAATTGACCCCTCTGATGCTGGCTCTTGTCCCGGCGCTGCTGGCAGGCCAGACCCAGGCTGCCCCGACCGAGCTCGGCAAGGGTGAAGGCCAGCTCAATATCGTGGCCTGGGCTGGCTACGTCGAACGTGGCGAGACCGACAAGAACTACGACTGGGTGACCGGCTTCGAGAAAGAGACCGGCTGCAAGGTGAGCGTCAAGACGGCGGCCACCTCGGACGAGATGGTGGCGCTGATGAACGAGGGGGGCTTCGATCTGGTAACCGCCTCCGGCGATGCCAGTCTGCGTCTGATTGCCGGTGGCAAGGTGCAGGCGCTCAATCTGGCGCTCATTCCTAGTTACAGCAAGATTGATCCCCGGCTGCAAAATGCTCCCTGGCACACGGTGGACGGCAAACACTACGGCGTGCCCTACCAGTGGGGCGGCAATATCCTGATGTACAACACCAAGGTGTTCCCCAAGGCGCCGGACTCCTGGAACGTGGTGTTCGAGGAGCAGACCCTGGCGGATGGCAAGTCCAACAAGGGGCGGGTACAGGCCTTTGACGGCCCGATCCATATTGCAGACGCGGCTCTCTATCTGATGACCCATCAGCCCGCCCTTGGTATCAAGGATCCTTACGAGCTGAACGAGGATCAGTACAAGGCCTCCCTCGATCTGCTGCGCAAGCAGCGCCAGCTGGTGGGACGCTACTGGCATGATGCCTTCGTTCAAATCGATGACTTCAAGAATGAAGGGGTGGTAGCCTCCGGCTCCTGGCCGTTCCAGGCCAATACCCTGATTGCCGACAAGCAGCCCATCGCCACCACTGTGCCCAAGGAGGGCGTCACCGGTTGGGCCGATACCAGCATGGTGCATAGCGATGCCAAGAACCTCACCTGTGCTTACAAGTGGCTGGAGCACTCCCTGAACAACAAGTTGCAGGGGGATCTCGCCGCCTGGTTTGGCTCGGTGCCTGTGGTGCCTGCCGCCTGTGAGGGCAATGCCCTGCTGGGCCCGACCGGGTGCAAAACTAACGGTATCGACAACTTCGATCGGGTTCGCTTCTGGCGCACTCCGGTCTCCCAGTGCAAGAGCCAGGGAACCTGTGTGCCCTATTACCGCTGGGTCTCCGACTATATCGCCATTCTGGGCGGCCGCTAA